The DNA segment ttgcctcccaagtgctgggattaaaggccgtGCCACTACCACCCAGTTGCATTCGGAATTCTTAACTGAACAGTAGTCTGGGATTCAGTGTTtaacatcctcctgcctcttgtgACCCAGAAGTCTGAGGTAGCCCCCATACAGCAGAGCATCAGTAAGGATTTGAGAATTTTAGGGAAGGGTAGATGCTGACTTTGAACCTGTTGAAAACAGAATGTAGACCAGTTAGAGGTTTCCATGTTTAATTTGAGGATATAGTAGAACTTTATGTGGAATCTACTCTGTAAACCTGGTCAGATGGAACTGAATATTCAGTAAGACCTGAAAGTGAGGCCTACATGGCTTGGCAAAGGACCCCCACACAATCTGTCTTCTGATAAAAACGTCAAGTGTTCTTTTCTCAAAGCACAGCCACCTTCCCAGGTAGGAACTTGACACAGGGGCTTTTTAGCCTGCACAGTACAACTCTGAACCAATACAGAAACTTATTGGGGCTAGGGCTTACCTAAGGCAAGAACAGGAAATGTGTACCTCGCCACCAGAGAAGAGGCGACGGTGCTGATATGTATGGTTCTATATGCTGTATATCCACTGAGATGTCTGATACCACTGAACAATCCCCATTGTTTTGGCCACCTGTGGTCAGTTGCTTTTGCTTATTGTCATCTTggttgtgaagtgtgtgtgtgtgtgtttttaccaACAGCTGGAGCAGAGCCAGAAAGAAGCTTCGGATCTTCTAGAGCAGAATCGGCTTCTGCAGGACCAGTTAAGGGTGGCCCTGGGCAGAGAACAGAGTGCCCGGGAGGGCTATGTGCTGCAGGTAGGGTGGGCAGCTGACAAGACAGTAGTGTACTTGGGCTTCCGTGTGAAAGTTCTGCTCAGGCCCACAGGCTAGGAATGTGCAAACATGGCCAAGCTGTGGTCAGTCAGCAAGACCAAGGCTCTTAGTGCCATGGCGTTCTGTACATTTTCCTTGCTATGAGGACATTGATTTGTTGGACTATGTCCCAAATCTCTATAGCTAAGGACTTTCTTTAGGTCATGAAATCATTTTGTGATCTCTTCTTTGGGCTTTCTAGACATTGTGCTTTTGTGAAAACCCATGTATCTGTATGTCCTTTCTCATTGTTTTCACCAGAGTGAGATTGGACCCAATGTACACACTGAAAAAACCAGGCCATACAGCAGGCCAGTGCCACCTTAAGGCCAACAGCAAGTTAGTGCAGAACTGGAAAACTATACCACCACCCACCTACCCCCATTCCTTTTTAACCAGTTTAAGTTCCATGAGGATATATGACCACCTAGACAACTTAACCAACCAGGAACAGGGTAAAAGTGGTGGCAGCTAGGTACTGAGCTGATGGCCCAAGCCCAGTGTCTTCTTCAAGGCGTCTTCCAGAACTCTGCTGCACTCAGATCCCTAGATGTAGATATGTCAAAAAAAAGTCTCCAGGTATCTGGTATGAGGACAGGTGTTATGTGTTGTCTTATAGCCAGCTTTCTAAAATCCATGCATCCTCTGGGACATGAAGGAGATATGCCATGCTGGGTACTGCCATGCTGTTGGGAAACAAAAATGCAAAGGAGAGTGGGATGGGGTGTTAGGACTGTACGAGGCTCTCAGCAGAGACCAAGGATAAGATACTGGTTTTAGATTGCTGTTACAGTTCCGGATTCTAGTCTTATCTCTCCCACTGATCCCAGAAGCACACTCCTTCCCCTACAGTAGCAGCTTTCTGCCCGTGTAATTTAAAACTAGTTCTCCAAAGGCATTCAGCTTTCAAAGACCTGGAGTCTTTGCCATGTTGCTTGTTGACATGCCCAGACCCTTGTATACTGACCTCAATCTTTGTCATTAAGTTGCAAGTGGACCTGGAGTCCTTCACTCCCCTCAACCAAAGTCTGCTTTACCTTCGTGTCTGCTCTCAAACTGCTGCATGTGCTTCTGGCTTACCTTTGTCCCTGACCTGACATTACTGTACTGtcttcccttctagcccactcaCTATTGTCCTGTTCAGACTTTGCCTGGAACTGGCCATGGCAGGCATCTCCCTTCTACACAACCTACTCAGAAAGCCTTTCCTAATTTAAGGGTCATTTTCTTAAGCCTTTGTTGGTTCCATCATACAAGACTTAACTTCATACTTGGTGGTAAAGACACCGCTGAGGAGCTTTGCACATTGCTAACTTGTGTATCTAACATGGACCATCATGTGCATCTACATTGAACAACCTTGGTCAGCACAGGGCAGCTTCTTGTTGAATCTAATAATGATTACCCATGAGCTTTGAAAATGCTTGCAGTCAAAAGCGAAGAGGGGAAAGGGGTCTTTGGGGCACTGAGGGTTCAGAGATGCAAGCTTGGGGTAGGTGCTGTGCTAATTGCTGGGAGGGCTGCATGCTTTGGTGAACATGGTGTGGAACTGGGACTTACCTGAGTGTCACATCTGTGGCTTCCCCACCTACAGACTGAGGGAGCCTGGGCAGGCCAGATTCTAGGTGGGGCTCGCCTGACTTAGCCGTATTGTCTCCCCTGCTTTATGTTAGttctgtttttgtgtctctcAGTATGGggagttttgtgttttattttgggttttgCATGTTTCACTCTTATTTTGAGCTTAATGAAGGtttgttttattacattttgcTTCATGATCTGCATTCCCCTTGTTCTGTCTTCTTGCAGGTAGAGATTAGTTTTCCCCTTATGGTGGAGGCCTGACTACGCTTTCTAAAGGAAATATTCCAGTGTTACTTTGCTGACATCTCTCAAGTAGTTAcctgccttccttctcttcctgtcaTGGAAGGAAGTGACATCACTTTCTTGTGCCTAATGCCTTGTGCTGCTTTAAACATGTGGTGTAGAACTGCATACTTTGTTTTGCAAAACCAATTATTtcgtccttcagtctctgtttactTCTCAGTGTGATCCATTattcagctttatttggtttatttcttCTAGATACTGTTCAACTAGAGCTGTTTTATTGGTGTTTTTGTCCTTGTGTTCTGTTTATGTGGAAGCAGCTATAtttacccaaaacaaaacaaacaaaacccacattaatttgaattttttttctttaaatgaagaaaaaaaaagttgtgcaAAGGATTAAAGGCAAACCCATCAAGGAGATTTTCTATGATTGATCCTGGCCAGAGGTGTGACACTCAGAACAGGGTGGCCTGAGTGTTACTAACCAGTATTTAATCGGTTTTTTtaagactgaagtggccacctctcCATCGGGTGCCTGGCAGAGGCTCCATAGAGTCAACCAAGACCTCCAAAGTGAGCTGGAAGCTCAGTGCCGGCGGCAGGAGCTCATCACACAGCAGATTCAGACCCTGAAACATAGCTATGGGGAGGCCAAGGATGCAATCCGGCACCATGAGGCTGAGATTCAGACCCTGCAAACAAGACTTGGTGATGCCGCTGCAGAGCTGGCCATTAAGGAGCAGGCTCTAGCCAAGCTCAAGGGCGAGCTGAAGCTGGAGCAGGGCAAGGTTCGTGAGCAGCTGGAGGAGTGGCAGCACAGCAAGGCCGTGCTGCGTGGCCAGCTGAGGGCGAGCGAGCAGAAACTCCAGAGTACAGAAGCCCTGCTGTTAGAGAAGACACAGGAACTCAGGGACCTGGAAACAAAACAGGCATTGCAACGAGACCGACAGAAGGAGGTGCAGAGGCTGCAGGAATGCATTGCTGAGCTCAGCCAACAGCTAGGTACCAGTGAGCAAGCCCAGCGTCTGATGGagaagaagttgaagaggaaCTATACATTGTTGCTGGAAAGCTGTGAGCAGGAAAAGCAGGCACTGCTGCAGAACCTGAAGGAAGTAGAGGACAAGGCCAGTGCCTATGAGGATCAGCTACAAGGCCATGTGCAGCAGGTGGAGGCCCTCCAGAAAGAGAAGCTGAGTGAAACGTGCAAAGGCACTGAGCGGGTACACAAGCTACAGGAAGAGCTGGAGGCCCGAGAGGCCAGCATCCGCCAGTTAGCCCAGCATGTACAGAGCCTCCATGATGAAAGGGATCTCATCAAGCATCAGTTTCAAGAGCTCATGGAACGTGTGGCCACATCTGATGGGGATGTGGCTGAGCTCCAAGAGAagctgaagggaagggaagctgaCTACCAGAACCTGGAGCACTCACACCACAGGGTCTCCATCCAGCTGCAGAGTGTGCGCACTCTGCttagagagaaggaggaggagctgaaGCTCATTAAGGAAGCACATGAGAgagttctggaaaaaaaagaccaagacCTCAATGAGGCTTTAGTTAAAATGATTGCCTTGGGCAGCAGCTtagaggaaacagaaattaagctaCAAGAAAAGGAAGAGTGCCTAAGGAGATTTGTGAGTGATTCTCCTAAGGATGCCAAAGAGCCTCAAAGTACCACAGACCCAACGGAGGAGGACAGTGGCATTTTGACCTTAGGCTCAGTCACCAGAGTATTTCCTGGCTTTCCCCACTCACAGCCAGAGGATGAAGATCCAAGTGCTAGCCTGGGAGAAGAGGGTAGCAGTGGTAGCCTCAGCAGAGAGGAAAACATCATACCCCCAAAGTCAGCCGATATGCCTGATAGGGAGGGGCAGCTGCAAAGCACAGTTAAGTCTGATCAGGGAGCCCCTGTAAAAAGGCCAAGAATCAGGTTCTCCACAATCCAGTGTCAAAGATACATACACCCTGAGGGGTGTGCAAAAGCCTGGACTAGCAGCACATCATCAGACACCAGCCAGGACCAGTCACCATCAGAGGATAGTGTGTCCTCAGAAGCTACCCCTAGCACACTCCCAGCAGCTGCAGATGCTGAAACATACATCTCTATAATCCACTCTCTGGAGACGAAGCTCTATGTCACAGAGGAGAAGCTCAAAGATGTAACTGTGAGGCTGGAAAGCCAGCAGGGGCAGAGTCAGGAGGCGTTGCTTGCACTCCACCAGCAGTGGGCTGGCACTGAAGCACAGTTGCGGGAACAGCTCCGTGTCAGCCTGCTACAGGCTAGCACTCTGGCCTCTCAGCTAGAGCAGGAAAGACAACAGAAGGTCACAAACATTGAGCACCACTCTGGGGAGCTGGAAGACTTCCAAGCCAAAAATAGCCAAGCCCTGACATGCTTAGAAAACTGCTGGGAAAAGCTAAGGTCTTTGCCACAGGCCAACCAGGAGGAGGGCCAGGATGCATGTGCAGCCTCCCTGGCTAACATAGAGAGTATGCTTGTGAGTGCCATCAAGGCCCTACAACCATGGGCTTCCCCTGCAGAGAGCAGGatgcaggcagagaaagaaaaggggcaCCCCATGGAAAGTGGTATAGCAGCCCCTATGCAGCAGCCCTGTCAGCCCATCTTGAATGAGCAGGAGCACAGGAAGCTGCTTTCTGCTCAAATAGTCCTGGAGGCCTCACTCATCAACCAGATAGCTGACTCTCTAAAAAGTACCACTTCAAATGTGTATGGTGTTCTCTGTGAGCTTACTCAGTCGGGGGAGTggccactgaagaaagaaagtgctgCCCCCTCTGCTGGGGCTCCAATGGAGATCTGGGCCAAGAAGGTACTGGTGAATGGTGAGTTCTGGAGCCAGGTCGAGTCACTAAGTAAACACCTAGGGACACTAGGAGAAGAAACAGCCTGCACATCAGCAGACAAGCAACAGCATGTTCCCCAGAGTCTGGCTGATGCCACATGGATCCGTGCAGAGCTCAGCTATGCCACACAATCAGTAAGAGAATTGTTCCACCATAGGCTGCAGAGCATACAGGAGACCCTACAGGGGACCCAGGCTGCCCTACAGCAGCACAAGTGCATGCTGGGAGAAATCTTGGGAGCCTACCAAACCCCAGACTTTGAAAGAGTAATACAGCAGATCTTAGAAACCCTTAGGCATCCAACTGACAGGGAAGACCATGTACAGACATCCTGGGACCAGAGCCCATTAGGAGAGGTACTGAGACCAGGCACAGATGGCTCCCAAGAGCCTTTGCAGGCGTTTCATCAGAGCCCTGAAGTCCTTGCTGCCATTCAGGATGAACTGGCCCAGCAGCTGAGAGAAAAGGCTAGCATCCTTGAGGAGATTTCAGCTGCCTTGCCAGTCCTGCCTCCCACAGAGCCACTTGGGGGTTGCCAGAGGCTTCTGCAGATGTCCCAGCATCTCTCATATGATGCTTGTCTAGAGGGCCTTGGTCAGTATTCTTCATTACTGGTTCAAGATGCAATTATTCAGGCTCAAGTATGCTATGCAGCATGCAGAATTCGGCTGGAATATGAAAAGGAGCTGCAATTTTACAAGAAGGCCTGTCAGGAGGCTAGGGGGGCTTCTTGCCAGAAGCGTACACAAGCAGTTGGGGCCCTGAAAGAAGAATATGAAGAACTTCTCCACAAGCAGAAGAGTGAGTACCAAAAGGTTATCACCCTCATTGAAAAGGAAAACACTGAGCTCAAGGCCAAAGTGAGCCAGCTGGACCATCAGCAGAGATGTCTACAAGAAGCAGAAAGCAAGCACAGTGAGAGCATGTTTGCCCTACAGGGCAGGTATGAGGAAGAGATCAGGTGCATGGTGGAGCAGCTGAGCCACACTGAAAATACATTGCAGGCTGAGCGTAGCCGGGTTCTCAGCCAGCTAGACGCCTCAGTCAAAGACAGGCAAGCCATGGAACAGCATCATGTGCAGCAGATGAAGATGCTGGAGGACAGATTCCAGCTGAAGGTCCGGGAGCTGCAGGCTGTTCATCAGGaggaactcagggccttgcaggAACACTACATATGGAGCATGCGGGGAGCCCTCAGCCTCTGCCAACCCTCACACCCAGATTCCCCACTGGCCCCTGGGCCatctgagcccagagctgtgccAGCAGCCAAGGATGAGGCTGAGTCCATGACCGGGCTTCGAGAACGTATCCAGGAGCTGGAAGCCCAAATGGGTGTCATGCGAGAGGAGCTGGGCCACAAAGAGCTGGAGGGTGATGTGGCCGCCCTACAGGAGAAGTACCAGCGGGACTTTGAGAGCCTCAAGGTCTTTAGCACAATTTATTTTTCAGAGCCATTTCTCTTTGGTGATGCAAGAAAGGGGACATTCTGGGCAACTGAGGTCTTGGATTTGGGAGAAGAGATAGTTCTTAATTCTCACTCAGCTGGTGCACAGGCAGAACTGAGTAACACTCTCATGCTCCTCTATTCCTGACCCAAAAGGGAGCTAGCAAGGAAAGCAGCATCCCTGTGGGAAAGGAGAGTAGGGGCTTCCCTTGCCTGTCTGTGCTTCCAGGCATGGACACCCTTCACCTTACCATCACAGAGCCCCTGCTGGCTTCAAGTTGAGGCATCAGTATGAGGACTGCCTCACATTTCTGAAGGGCTGTCACCCACCTGACTCTTCTCAGGGAGCAGGGTTTGGACTTCATAGCCTTGCCTAGCCTAGTTTCCCAAGGAAGAGCTGGCATTGGTGAGCACCGGGTCTGagaaggctttcccacacacTTGTCTCCTAGGCTGCGTGTCAGCTTCTGTGAGCAGTCCTTTATCTTAGACTACACGGTGTGTGACTGCCTGGCCATAATCATAGTCTTAACCATTCCTTAGAATCCAGAGGAGGCCTGGTAGTCTTGTCTTCATCTTCTTCGTCACTGGAAGGTGGACAGTCTCCAAGGGTGCCTGTGCCAGGTTCCAGCAGTCTTTGCAGGCCAGTGTTCCTGCCACAGTGTCACAGCTGTATCCCAGCAGGGCATCTATGACTGTTTCCCAATACCCTTTTTCTCCATACTGAAAGGAAACAATGGAACATTGAGGCTGGAGCTGTCcctttgtctctccctttctctgacaTAGGAGAGGTTGATGATACTTGAGGCACTGGTTCTCAGCattcctttcctgacttctgtCTAGACCTTTAAAAACCATTAAGcatgtgaaaaaaaatcataaattgtGTATTCAGTGATCCTGTGGAGAGCCTGGGCCACCATCACCTGCTCCTCTTTGAAGCTGCAGGAGCCTGCATGGCCTGGCAACTTCATAGTCAGCAGGACCTCAGTGGTTATGAAGGGCTCAAGGTTATCTAATGGGAGAACACCTTAGAAACAAAAGTGTCAGGCTtgaccatgtatgtatgtgcccagGAACTTGAGACCCTTTGTGGGGCTTGTGACACAGCTGCACAGCAGACTGTCCTGAATGCTGAGCAGAGAACAGCCTTTCTCTGGATTTCTGCCCAGATCAGGGAGTCTGGGCTGTTGCCACTGCCCCATATCTCTTACCATGAGTCCACATCTTATTCATTGAGGAACTTGTTTTGATTCTAGGGATGATTTAAAAACTAGaatttggagctggagagatggctcagcgtttaaggTACTTAGCAGCAAGCATGAGGACAGCATCGAATCCTCAGCACTCAGTGTAAATGCTGAGTAAGCATATATGGCGTGGTCTCTTATAATTCTAGCATGAGGTAGACAGCAACAAAGGACCCCCAAAGAAAGATAGATAGCTAAATCACCAAGCTCTGGGTCCAAGTGAGAAATTCTGTATGAGGTGGAAGTGATCAAGGCAGATGAACATTCAGTGTCAGCCATCAACCATGGCTtccatgaacatacacacaaatacacactcattttttttgttgttcaatTGTTTTTTGTAGGGTTGTTTTATGTTGTTgctgtttgggggtttttttagttaattggttagctttttagtttttttcaagacagggtttctctgtgtagccctggctgtccttgaactcacagagatccacctgcctctgcttcccgagtgctgagatgaaaggcatgcaccaccactgtccagaACACTCAAAATTTTTAAATTGGTTTATGGAGTGACAATTTTCAAACATAATACATTTAACAATGAAGTACCCTAGTTATTAAAGATATATTAGTGTTTCTGTTAAAGAAATTTTTGGACCCTGTCTTCATATATTCCAAGATgctcaaatcaaaataaaattggaGAGATTCTTATAGGGCAGGCATCCATTATATGGACCTCAAAATCTGAAATAagccaaaatttaaaatattctcagCACTAATAGACTGCGACCAGCAAACAATCCCACAGTAAGCATTCTGTGATACGTCTCATTTAAACTTTAGGCACAGTAAACAGGCTGTGTAAAATTATCACTAGGCTATGTAGAGAAGGTGACGGGTACAGCACACACGCCACACTCAGCCCCATGATGGAAGCAAGAATTTAAAGTTGCTGAATAGAAGCTCTTGGAAAGGCCTCTCAGTGACGGTGAGGCTCAGTAAAAATGTCAAAGCCTGGTGATTGGATGCTTGGTGTTAGAGCCACACCTCTTCAGTGTTTTTAAATCATGAGAAAGTGGCTATCACAAGGTTAGGAAGAATGACCCATAGTCAAAGTAGCTGTGAGCTACAGATAGAACATAGGCCATGCACTACTGCTTGGTTGTGGAGAGCAGCCCTGACAGGACAGGCCTGGAGCTCCATGGCTGTGAGGAATGGGGAATGAGTTCCTCTAGGACTCAGTATCTATTCTGCTTGGAAGGTAGTAAGGTTCTCATTAGGTGGCATGCCTCTGCTGACCtctaaaagagatggaagaaggCACAGGCTGGCAGGAAAGATGTTAGT comes from the Rattus norvegicus strain BN/NHsdMcwi chromosome 10, GRCr8, whole genome shotgun sequence genome and includes:
- the Mprip gene encoding myosin phosphatase Rho-interacting protein isoform 4 (isoform 4 is encoded by transcript variant 4) — protein: MSAAKENPCRKFQANIFNKSKCQNCFKPRESHLLNDEDLTQAKPIYGGWLLLAPDGTDFDNPVHRSRKWQRRFFILYEHGLLRYALDEMPTTLPQGTINMNQCTDVVDGEARTGQKFSLCILTPDKEHFIRAETKEIISGWLEMLMVYPRTNKQNQKKKRKVEPPTPQEPGPAKMAVTSSSGGSSGSSSSSSSSSIPSAEKVPTTKSTLWQEEMRAKDQPDGTSLSPVQSPSQSQPPAACTPRETGLDSKEDENILSGDRVDGGRKVRVESGYFSLEKAKQDLRAEEQLPPLLSPPSPSTPHSRYGCPGSPSQELSHPLHSPGLPAPSRMVYSICPDSLGEASRPPNHMDSSSAGGWGTEILGSTFAFKASRQYAALADVPKAIRISHREAFQVERRRLEHRTRARSPGREEVARLFGNERRRSQVIEKFEALDIEKAEHMETNMLILTTPSSDTRQGRSERRAIPRKRDFASETPTAPLSDACPLSPHRRAKSLDRRSTESSMTPDLLNFKKGWLTKQYEDGQWKKHWFVLADQSLRYYRDSVAEEAADLDGEINLSTCYDVTEYPVQRNYGFQIHTKEGEFTLSAMTSGIRRNWIQTIMKHVLPTSAPDVTSSLPEGKNKSTSFDTCLRPSEKQEAEPGEPDPEQKKSRARERRREGRSKTFDWAEFRPIQQALAQERASTVGSSDSGDPGCLEAEPGELERERARRREERRKRFGMLDTNDGPGMEDTALRMDIDRSPGLLGTPDLKTQNVHVEIEQRWHQVETTPLREEKQVPIAPLHLSLEDRSERLSTHELTSLLEKELEQSQKEASDLLEQNRLLQDQLRVALGREQSAREGYVLQTEVATSPSGAWQRLHRVNQDLQSELEAQCRRQELITQQIQTLKHSYGEAKDAIRHHEAEIQTLQTRLGDAAAELAIKEQALAKLKGELKLEQGKVREQLEEWQHSKAVLRGQLRASEQKLQSTEALLLEKTQELRDLETKQALQRDRQKEVQRLQECIAELSQQLGTSEQAQRLMEKKLKRNYTLLLESCEQEKQALLQNLKEVEDKASAYEDQLQGHVQQVEALQKEKLSETCKGTERVHKLQEELEAREASIRQLAQHVQSLHDERDLIKHQFQELMERVATSDGDVAELQEKLKGREADYQNLEHSHHRVSIQLQSVRTLLREKEEELKLIKEAHERVLEKKDQDLNEALVKMIALGSSLEETEIKLQEKEECLRRFVSDSPKDAKEPQSTTDPTEEDSGILTLGSVTRVFPGFPHSQPEDEDPSASLGEEGSSGSLSREENIIPPKSADMPDREGQLQSTVKSDQGAPVKRPRIRFSTIQCQRYIHPEGCAKAWTSSTSSDTSQDQSPSEDSVSSEATPSTLPAAADAETYISIIHSLETKLYVTEEKLKDVTVRLESQQGQSQEALLALHQQWAGTEAQLREQLRVSLLQASTLASQLEQERQQKVTNIEHHSGELEDFQAKNSQALTCLENCWEKLRSLPQANQEEGQDACAASLANIESMLVSAIKALQPWASPAESRMQAEKEKGHPMESGIAAPMQQPCQPILNEQEHRKLLSAQIVLEASLINQIADSLKSTTSNVYGVLCELTQSGEWPLKKESAAPSAGAPMEIWAKKVLVNGEFWSQVESLSKHLGTLGEETACTSADKQQHVPQSLADATWIRAELSYATQSVRELFHHRLQSIQETLQGTQAALQQHKCMLGEILGAYQTPDFERVIQQILETLRHPTDREDHVQTSWDQSPLGEVLRPGTDGSQEPLQAFHQSPEVLAAIQDELAQQLREKASILEEISAALPVLPPTEPLGGCQRLLQMSQHLSYDACLEGLGQYSSLLVQDAIIQAQVCYAACRIRLEYEKELQFYKKACQEARGASCQKRTQAVGALKEEYEELLHKQKSEYQKVITLIEKENTELKAKVSQLDHQQRCLQEAESKHSESMFALQGRYEEEIRCMVEQLSHTENTLQAERSRVLSQLDASVKDRQAMEQHHVQQMKMLEDRFQLKVRELQAVHQEELRALQEHYIWSMRGALSLCQPSHPDSPLAPGPSEPRAVPAAKDEAESMTGLRERIQELEAQMGVMREELGHKELEGDVAALQEKYQRDFESLKATCERGFAAMEETHQKKIEDLQRQHQRELEKLREEKDRLLAEETAATISAIEAMKNAHREEMERELEKSQRSQISSINSDIEALRRQYLEELQSVQRELEVLSEQYSQKCLENAHLAQALEAERQALRQCQRENQELNAHNQELNNRLAAEITRLRTLLTGEGGGESTGLPLTQGKDAYELEVLLRVKESEIQYLKQEISSLKDELQTALRDKKYASDKYKDIYTELSIAKAKADCDISRLKEQLKAATEALGEKSPEGTTVSGYDIMKSKSNPDFLKKDRSCVTRQLRNIRSKSLKEGLTVQERLKLFESRDLKKD
- the Mprip gene encoding myosin phosphatase Rho-interacting protein isoform X5, with protein sequence MSAAKENPCRKFQANIFNKSKCQNCFKPRESHLLNDEDLTQAKPIYGGWLLLAPDGTDFDNPVHRSRKWQRRFFILYEHGLLRYALDEMPTTLPQGTINMNQCTDVVDGEARTGQKFSLCILTPDKEHFIRAETKEIISGWLEMLMVYPRTNKQNQKKKRKVEPPTPQEPGPAKMAVTSSSGGSSGSSSSSSSSSIPSAEKVPTTKSTLWQEEMRAKDQPDGTSLSPVQSPSQSQPPAACTPRETGLDSKEDENILSGDRVDGGRKVRVESGYFSLEKAKQDLRAEEQLPPLLSPPSPSTPHSRRSQVIEKFEALDIEKAEHMETNMLILTTPSSDTRQGRSERRAIPRKRDFASETPTAPLSDACPLSPHRRAKSLDRRSTESSMTPDLLNFKKGWLTKQYEDGQAADLDGEINLSTCYDVTEYPVQRNYGFQIHTKEGEFTLSAMTSGIRRNWIQTIMKHVLPTSAPDVTSSLPEGKNKSTSFDTCLRPSEKQEAEPGEPDPEQKKSRARERRREGRSKTFDWAEFRPIQQALAQERASTVGSSDSGDPGCLEAEPGELERERARRREERRKRFGMLDTNDGPGMEDTALRMDIDRSPGLLGTPDLKTQNVHVEIEQRWHQVETTPLREEKQVPIAPLHLSLEDRSERLSTHELTSLLEKELEQSQKEASDLLEQNRLLQDQLRVALGREQSAREGYVLQTEVATSPSGAWQRLHRVNQDLQSELEAQCRRQELITQQIQTLKHSYGEAKDAIRHHEAEIQTLQTRLGDAAAELAIKEQALAKLKGELKLEQGKVREQLEEWQHSKAVLRGQLRASEQKLQSTEALLLEKTQELRDLETKQALQRDRQKEVQRLQECIAELSQQLGTSEQAQRLMEKKLKRNYTLLLESCEQEKQALLQNLKEVEDKASAYEDQLQGHVQQVEALQKEKLSETCKGTERVHKLQEELEAREASIRQLAQHVQSLHDERDLIKHQFQELMERVATSDGDVAELQEKLKGREADYQNLEHSHHRVSIQLQSVRTLLREKEEELKLIKEAHERVLEKKDQDLNEALVKMIALGSSLEETEIKLQEKEECLRRFVSDSPKDAKEPQSTTDPTEEDSGILTLGSVTRVFPGFPHSQPEDEDPSASLGEEGSSGSLSREENIIPPKSADMPDREGQLQSTVKSDQGAPVKRPRIRFSTIQCQRYIHPEGCAKAWTSSTSSDTSQDQSPSEDSVSSEATPSTLPAAADAETYISIIHSLETKLYVTEEKLKDVTVRLESQQGQSQEALLALHQQWAGTEAQLREQLRVSLLQASTLASQLEQERQQKVTNIEHHSGELEDFQAKNSQALTCLENCWEKLRSLPQANQEEGQDACAASLANIESMLVSAIKALQPWASPAESRMQAEKEKGHPMESGIAAPMQQPCQPILNEQEHRKLLSAQIVLEASLINQIADSLKSTTSNVYGVLCELTQSGEWPLKKESAAPSAGAPMEIWAKKVLVNGEFWSQVESLSKHLGTLGEETACTSADKQQHVPQSLADATWIRAELSYATQSVRELFHHRLQSIQETLQGTQAALQQHKCMLGEILGAYQTPDFERVIQQILETLRHPTDREDHVQTSWDQSPLGEVLRPGTDGSQEPLQAFHQSPEVLAAIQDELAQQLREKASILEEISAALPVLPPTEPLGGCQRLLQMSQHLSYDACLEGLGQYSSLLVQDAIIQAQVCYAACRIRLEYEKELQFYKKACQEARGASCQKRTQAVGALKEEYEELLHKQKSEYQKVITLIEKENTELKAKVSQLDHQQRCLQEAESKHSESMFALQGRYEEEIRCMVEQLSHTENTLQAERSRVLSQLDASVKDRQAMEQHHVQQMKMLEDRFQLKVRELQAVHQEELRALQEHYIWSMRGALSLCQPSHPDSPLAPGPSEPRAVPAAKDEAESMTGLRERIQELEAQMGVMREELGHKELEGDVAALQEKYQRDFESLKATCERGFAAMEETHQKKIEDLQRQHQRELEKLREEKDRLLAEETAATISAIEAMKNAHREEMERELEKSQRSQISSINSDIEALRRQYLEELQSVQRELEVLSEQYSQKCLENAHLAQALEAERQALRQCQRENQELNAHNQELNNRLAAEITRLRTLLTGEGGGESTGLPLTQGKDAYELEVLLRVKESEIQYLKQEISSLKDELQTALRDKKYASDKYKDIYTELSIAKAKADCDISRLKEQLKAATEALGEKSPEGTTVSGYDIMKSKSNPDFLKKDRSCVTRQLRNIRSKVSEVQLVDEVVLEDAGEIKPSADTSPPV